The following coding sequences are from one Candidatus Zixiibacteriota bacterium window:
- a CDS encoding type I restriction-modification system subunit M, whose translation MAKEVNQKEINDIVWKACDTFRGAIDPAEYKNYILTMLFIKYVSDWWKDKREEYQRKYKGDTGRVERALSRERFILPKGCDFDSLYKKRNAANVGEEIDKALAAIEDANKTKLENVFRNISFNSEAALGEAKERNRRLKHLLDDFNDSRLDLRPSVISDHDVIGDVYEYLIEKFAAGAGKKAGEFYTPRQVSRLLAKLVNPKPGALILDPACGSGSLLIRVANEIGNDNYALFGQENNGSTWALCRMNMFLHNKDSARIEWCNSLTAPKLVEEDRLMKFDIVVANPPFSLDKWGYDEARVDIYNRFHRGIPPKSKGDYAFISHMIESAVEGRGRIGVIVPHGVLFRGGAEGRIRQKLIEENLLDAVIGLPAQLFFGTGIPAAILVFDKGRGEKTDVLFIDASREYEDGKRQNKLRDQDIEKIVASYRRYETVEKYAYRATIEEIREAEYNLNIPRYVDTFEEEEEIDIEAVQKEIDELERQLAETRAQMRAYLKELGYGG comes from the coding sequence ATGGCGAAAGAGGTCAATCAGAAGGAAATCAACGATATCGTTTGGAAAGCATGCGATACGTTCCGCGGGGCTATCGACCCAGCGGAGTACAAGAACTATATCCTCACAATGCTCTTCATCAAGTACGTGAGCGACTGGTGGAAGGACAAGCGGGAGGAATACCAACGGAAGTACAAGGGCGACACCGGCCGGGTGGAGCGGGCCCTGTCGCGAGAACGTTTCATCCTGCCGAAGGGCTGCGATTTCGACAGTCTGTACAAGAAAAGGAACGCCGCCAACGTGGGCGAGGAGATTGACAAGGCGTTGGCGGCAATTGAAGACGCCAACAAGACGAAGCTCGAAAACGTCTTCCGGAACATCAGCTTCAACAGTGAGGCAGCCCTTGGGGAGGCCAAGGAGCGCAACCGACGGCTCAAGCACCTGCTCGATGATTTCAACGACAGCCGGCTTGACCTGCGCCCAAGTGTGATCAGCGACCACGATGTGATCGGCGACGTGTACGAATACCTGATCGAGAAATTCGCCGCCGGAGCAGGCAAGAAAGCAGGCGAGTTCTACACCCCCCGGCAGGTGTCGCGCCTCCTCGCGAAGCTCGTCAACCCGAAACCGGGGGCGCTGATACTCGACCCGGCGTGCGGGTCGGGGTCGCTGTTGATCCGGGTGGCCAACGAGATCGGGAACGACAACTATGCGCTGTTCGGGCAGGAGAACAACGGTTCGACCTGGGCGCTCTGCCGCATGAACATGTTCCTGCATAACAAAGACAGCGCCCGGATCGAGTGGTGCAACTCGCTGACCGCGCCGAAACTGGTCGAGGAAGACCGGCTGATGAAATTCGATATCGTGGTGGCCAATCCGCCGTTTTCGCTGGACAAGTGGGGGTACGACGAAGCCCGGGTGGATATCTACAACCGGTTCCACCGGGGAATCCCGCCGAAAAGCAAAGGGGATTACGCCTTCATCAGCCACATGATCGAGTCGGCGGTCGAGGGCAGAGGGCGCATTGGCGTGATCGTCCCGCACGGGGTGCTGTTCCGCGGCGGGGCGGAAGGGCGCATCCGGCAAAAGCTGATCGAGGAAAACCTGCTCGATGCGGTGATCGGGCTGCCGGCGCAGTTGTTTTTCGGCACCGGGATACCGGCGGCGATCCTCGTGTTCGACAAGGGGCGGGGGGAGAAGACCGATGTGCTGTTCATCGATGCCAGCCGCGAATACGAGGACGGCAAGCGACAGAACAAGCTGCGGGATCAGGATATCGAAAAGATCGTGGCATCCTACCGGAGGTACGAGACCGTCGAAAAGTACGCGTACCGGGCGACCATCGAGGAGATCCGGGAGGCGGAGTACAACCTGAATATTCCCCGGTACGTGGACACGTTCGAGGAGGAGGAGGAGATCGATATCGAGGCGGTGCAGAAAGAGATAGACGAGCTGGAGCGCCAGTTGGCCGAGACGCGGGCGCAAATGAGGGCGTATCTGAAGGAGTTGGGGTATGGGGGGTAG